Proteins encoded in a region of the uncultured Paludibaculum sp. genome:
- a CDS encoding PKD domain-containing protein, whose protein sequence is MKLTTLSPSNRSWSRALVAAGLAMAICTSAGAQQAASDKKKAASEGDERPDYVELSGFLGGSFFQQVDKGLGTKLHNGGAAGARVTENFWRYVGLEQAFTYSTNNFTFLKPNQPGLPNFGFGNRIYQYSLNPVVYWTPRGSRFRPFLTVGISALNITPTDTGKAEGRLATNQVYGAQNTNNNIQPAMNYGGGLKFHLTDRIGLRFDVRGLYTKNPTFKLPDNSPTGVYIPRGSMLNGVQTTAGITYYIGKKAEPAPPAPPPPPQPLGALNPGTLSAGSGTLCQGRAITVRSNVTDPAGRAITYKWTVNGQPAGTNSPELTFTPDRAGSYMVELQADAPNTEGLATRTAKANTLSLSVQEYAAPTISNISVNPAAIEYGQSAALSATATGSACSTVSFQWTSTEGSISNPTSATTSFDSKSVRFDQGGKIQSKTVTITGKVTDDRGMSATANGTLKIDYTPQSIRFSDVIFSKGSSRVNNCGKRVLLEELAPKAADPDYEIVLVGHIDNDEASKTSRPTTLDKQRALNALAVLTGGTGTCANVDPSRVKVDWVGTEQVSDMQPALCGTSTRSASKERPGSMASTADQNRRVEVWLVPKGTKMPSSFKDAKTVTPRELKRLGCPK, encoded by the coding sequence ATGAAACTTACGACACTCAGTCCCAGCAATCGATCCTGGTCGCGGGCTCTGGTCGCGGCGGGTTTGGCGATGGCAATTTGTACTTCAGCCGGCGCCCAACAGGCCGCATCGGACAAGAAGAAAGCAGCCTCGGAGGGCGACGAACGTCCCGATTACGTGGAACTCAGCGGGTTCCTGGGGGGCAGCTTCTTTCAGCAAGTGGACAAGGGTCTTGGAACAAAGCTGCATAATGGCGGCGCAGCCGGCGCCAGAGTGACCGAGAACTTTTGGAGGTATGTGGGCCTGGAGCAGGCTTTCACATACAGCACAAACAACTTTACGTTCCTGAAGCCAAACCAACCGGGTCTACCGAACTTTGGGTTCGGGAACCGTATCTATCAGTACTCCTTGAACCCGGTCGTCTACTGGACGCCCCGTGGTTCGAGATTCCGTCCCTTCTTGACGGTCGGCATTTCCGCGCTGAACATCACGCCCACCGACACCGGCAAGGCGGAAGGCCGTCTGGCCACCAACCAGGTGTATGGCGCTCAGAACACGAACAATAACATCCAGCCCGCGATGAACTACGGTGGCGGCCTGAAGTTCCATCTGACAGATCGTATCGGTCTGCGGTTCGACGTTCGCGGTTTGTACACCAAGAACCCCACCTTCAAGCTGCCGGACAATTCGCCGACGGGTGTGTACATTCCCCGTGGCAGCATGTTGAATGGCGTTCAGACGACCGCCGGCATCACATACTACATCGGCAAGAAGGCCGAACCCGCTCCACCGGCCCCGCCGCCTCCGCCCCAGCCGCTGGGAGCGCTCAACCCCGGCACTCTTTCGGCCGGATCCGGAACGTTGTGTCAGGGCCGCGCGATCACGGTTCGTTCCAATGTGACCGATCCCGCAGGCCGCGCGATCACCTATAAGTGGACGGTGAATGGCCAGCCCGCAGGCACCAACAGCCCCGAGCTCACATTCACACCGGACCGTGCCGGCAGCTACATGGTGGAACTCCAGGCCGACGCCCCCAACACTGAGGGTCTCGCCACCCGTACGGCCAAGGCCAACACCTTGTCCCTGAGTGTGCAGGAATACGCGGCTCCGACCATCAGCAACATTTCCGTCAACCCGGCCGCCATCGAGTACGGCCAGAGCGCCGCGCTGAGTGCGACCGCGACGGGTTCCGCCTGCTCGACCGTCAGCTTCCAGTGGACTTCCACGGAAGGTTCCATCTCCAACCCGACTTCGGCGACGACCTCGTTCGATTCGAAGTCGGTTCGTTTCGACCAGGGTGGCAAGATCCAGTCCAAGACCGTCACCATCACCGGCAAGGTGACTGACGATCGCGGCATGTCCGCCACCGCCAACGGAACCCTGAAGATCGACTACACTCCGCAGTCCATCCGCTTCTCCGACGTGATCTTCTCCAAGGGCAGCAGCCGCGTGAACAACTGCGGTAAGCGCGTCCTGCTGGAAGAACTCGCGCCGAAGGCCGCCGATCCGGATTACGAGATTGTCCTTGTCGGCCACATCGACAACGACGAAGCCTCGAAGACCAGCCGTCCGACCACGCTGGACAAGCAGCGCGCGCTCAATGCCCTGGCCGTTCTCACGGGCGGTACCGGCACCTGCGCCAATGTCGATCCGAGCCGTGTGAAGGTCGATTGGGTCGGGACCGAGCAGGTCTCCGACATGCAGCCCGCACTTTGCGGCACTTCCACCCGTTCCGCTTCCAAGGAGCGCCCGGGTTCCATGGCCTCCACCGCCGATCAGAATCGCCGCGTGGAAGTCTGGCTGGTGCCCAAGGGAACCAAGATGCCCAGCTCCTTCAAGGACGCCAAGACGGTGACCCCGCGGGAACTGAAGCGCCTCGGCTGCCCGAAATAA
- a CDS encoding deoxyhypusine synthase family protein: MPHSTESPCQQNRRVVRTKRVDEVNSLHELIQHCLPAFGGAYFRRIYSILDTAIGMGCPLTMAIAGPVTVSGQHQTWLIPLLETGWVAYLSGTDAMCYHDGHRSLDGRRDPVHEVPIFGDDGALRDEHTIRVTDMAFDEDVLLDQDRYLTALLREPEFQKRMTGTELRYLLGRRFSLLEQRNGVAPGMLAVCHRMAIPYFVGAPGDGSVFLNSMKLWAMKQAGLLDNYEFELDIHAEVFESCAYHYWGLFESDTKALATFVLGGGVPKNFNLQPEPALGQVLGLPDVRGYHFDVQIVSSPVTDGSLSSCFPAEAVTWGKVDRNVYQQTTESMQADYSMLMPFLVKALLDNRARYERLREELGEETLYARHPKARGYLRPRDGYRLFEKRADLLAKLVNAVKENREWLAETLDYPMA, encoded by the coding sequence ATGCCTCATTCCACCGAGTCCCCCTGTCAGCAGAACCGGCGTGTCGTGCGCACCAAGCGCGTCGACGAAGTCAACAGCCTGCATGAGCTGATCCAGCATTGCCTGCCCGCGTTCGGCGGCGCCTATTTTCGCCGTATCTACTCCATCCTCGATACTGCCATCGGAATGGGGTGCCCGCTGACAATGGCCATTGCGGGCCCGGTCACCGTCTCCGGCCAGCACCAGACATGGTTGATTCCCCTGCTGGAAACCGGCTGGGTCGCCTACCTCAGTGGCACTGACGCGATGTGTTATCACGACGGCCACCGCAGTCTGGACGGCCGGCGGGATCCTGTCCACGAAGTGCCTATCTTTGGCGATGACGGAGCCCTGCGCGACGAACACACCATCCGCGTCACCGACATGGCGTTCGACGAAGACGTTCTGCTCGACCAGGACCGCTACCTCACCGCCCTGCTGCGCGAGCCTGAGTTCCAGAAGCGCATGACGGGGACGGAACTGCGCTATCTCCTGGGCCGCCGTTTCAGCCTGCTGGAGCAGCGCAACGGTGTCGCCCCCGGGATGCTGGCGGTCTGCCACAGGATGGCCATCCCCTACTTCGTCGGAGCTCCAGGCGACGGCAGCGTTTTTCTTAACTCCATGAAGCTGTGGGCGATGAAGCAGGCCGGCCTGCTCGACAACTACGAATTCGAACTCGACATTCACGCCGAGGTCTTCGAAAGCTGCGCCTACCACTATTGGGGTCTGTTCGAGAGCGATACGAAGGCACTGGCGACCTTTGTGCTAGGCGGCGGCGTCCCGAAGAACTTCAACCTCCAGCCGGAGCCGGCGCTGGGCCAGGTGTTGGGATTGCCCGACGTGCGTGGCTACCACTTTGACGTTCAGATTGTGAGCTCGCCGGTCACCGACGGGTCGCTCTCGTCCTGTTTCCCCGCCGAGGCTGTGACCTGGGGTAAGGTCGACCGCAACGTCTATCAGCAGACCACCGAGAGCATGCAGGCCGACTACTCGATGCTGATGCCGTTCCTGGTGAAGGCACTGCTCGACAATCGTGCCCGCTATGAGCGTCTGCGCGAGGAACTCGGCGAAGAGACGCTCTACGCCAGGCATCCCAAGGCCCGCGGCTATCTGCGGCCGCGCGACGGCTACCGCCTCTTCGAGAAGCGTGCCGATCTGCTAGCCAAGCTGGTCAACGCGGTCAAAGAGAACCGCGAATGGCTGGCCGAGACGCTGGACTACCCGATGGCCTGA